The following is a genomic window from Geobacillus subterraneus.
GACCTTGGTTCACCGCCGAATAAGCGCTTAACATATCCATATAGCGGTTGCCTTCCGGGTCTTTCACCCATACTCCTTCCGCTTCCGAGATGACGATCGGCAGCGGATGGTAGTTGCGCGCCCCGTATTGTTCCGTCTTCGCAATGAGCTGTTCGGACTTTGTCGTCATCACAATCCCCCTTTCTGTTTCTCCCCCGATAGGAAAAGGGCGGCCGCGGCCGCCCCGGCATTAAAACATTTCCGACACCGTTTTCGCTTGCATATGGAGGATTAAGTAATCCGGACCGCCGGCTTTCGAATCCGTCCCTGACATGTTGAAGCCGCCAAACGGCTGATAGCCGACGATCGCTCCCGTGCAGCCGCGGTTGAAGTACAAGTTGCCGACATGGAACTCCTGCCGCGCTTTTTCGAGATTTGCCCGGTTGCGCGAAATGACAGCGCCTGTCAGGCCATATTCTGTGTTGTTCGCGATCTCGAGCGCATGGTCAAAATCGCGCGCTTTGGCGAACGCGACCACTGGCCCAAAAATTTCCTCTTGCATGATGCGCGCATTCGGATCGACATCGGCAAACACCGTCGGCTGGATGAAGAAGCCTTTTGCATCGTCTCCTTCCCCGCCGGTCATGAGACGGCCTTCCTGTTTTCCGATTTCGATATATTCCATAATTTTGTTGTACGCGTTTTGGTCAATCACCGGTCCCATAAACGTCGCCTGTTCCGCCGGGTCGCCGACGTTGAGCTGTTTTGTCAGCTCGACGACGCGGCTGAGCACTTGATCATACACATCTTCGACGATGATCGCGCGCGAGCACGCCGAGCATTTTTGACCAGAGAAGCCAAACGCCGAGGCGACGATCGATTGCGCCGCCAATTCCAGATCGGCTTCTTTGTCAACGACGATGGCGTCTTTGCCGCCCATTTCCGCGATGACGCGCTTCAGCCAAATTTGTCCCGGCTGCACTTTCGCCGCGCGCTCATAAATGCGGATGCCGACATCGCGCGAGCCGGTGAAGCTGATAAACCGCGTGCGCGGATGATCAACCAAATAGTCGCCGACTTCCGCGCCGCTGCCCGGGATGTAATTCAGCACCCCGGCCGGAAGCCCGGCTTCTTCGAGCACTTCCGCAAACTTGTACGCCACGACCGGCGTCGCGCTCGCTGGCTTTAACAGTACCGTATTGCCCGTCACAAGCGAAGCAACCGTTGTCCCCGCCATAATGGCAAACGGGAAGTTCCACGGTGAAATGACGACGCCGACGCCAAGCGGAATATAGAAAAAGCGGTTCGTTTCCCCTGGACGGCTTTCCACCGGAATGCCGTCTTTCAACTTCAACATTTGCCGCCCGTAATACTCCATAAAGTCGATCGCTTCCGCTGTATCGGCATCCGCCTCGCGCCACGGCTTCCCTGCTTCTTTCACGAGCCAAGCGGAAAATTCATGCTTGCGCCGGCGCACAATCGCCGCCGCCCGGAACAAAATATCCGCCCGCGCTTCCGGGCTCGTTCGGCTCCACGTGCGGAACGCTTCATCGGCGGCCTTCATCGCCCGTTCGGCGAGCTCTTGATTCGCTTTCGCCACCCGGCCGATCACTTCTGCCTTGTCCGCCGGGTTGATCGACGTGATTTTGTCCTCGGTCATGATGCGCTCGCCGCCGATAATGAGCGGATAGTCGCGTCCAAGCTCGGCTTCGACCTTTTCGAGCGCCGCCAAAAACGCTTGGCGGTTCGCTTCCACAGTAAAATCAGTGAACGGTTCATGTTTATACGGCTGCACCATCCATGTCATCCCCCTTATTAGGCAAAAAAAATTTCCACAATGAAACGCTTCCATAGTTATATTATGCAAAATTTTATGGCGTATTTCAACTTTTTCTTTTTGTCAACCATTGTCCTTTTCCTATTATCCCCGTTTCTTTCGCCTTTACACCTTCTGATTGGCCCTAGACTCCTCCTGGAAATCAACCGATCCATTCGTTCGATTGAATCCATCCTTCCCCTTTACTCAAGACCGGATGCAGCCTTTGCATCCTCCATAGCACCCTCCTTTTTTACGCAAAGGAAGGGTGCAAAAAAAATTTGCTTTATTTTCTGTACAGGAGCGAAGCGTGTGGTATAATAATTCCTAAAAAAGAGGGGTGCCCTATGTGAATCGCGACGTGGAAGCGCTATTATCGATCTATGAACAAATTATCGAGATGATCGACCTCGGCATTCACGCCGTCGACAAACAAGGCAAAACGATCATTTACAACCGGAAAATGCGCGACATCGAGGGCATGGACATCGAGGATGTGCTCGATAAAAATATTTTAGACGTCTTCCGCTTTGACCCGAAACAGCCGAGCACGCTGCTTCAGACGCTGCAAACCGGAGAAAGCACCGTCAATCAACAGCAGACGTATTTTAACAATAAAGGACAGGCCGTGACAACGATCAACCAGACGCATCCGCTGCGAAAAGACGGAAACATCATCGGGGCGGTGGAAATCGCCAAAGACGTCACCAAATTCCGCAAGCTCCTTCAAGAACAGCGGCACCGCGGGGAAACCGCCCACACGTTCACGCATATTGTCGGCCATAGCGCATCAATGCAGACGGCGATCCGGCTCGCCAAACATGCTGCCCGCTCCGATGCGCCTGTATTTCTCATCGGAGAAAAAGGAACCGGCAAAGAGCTGTTTGCTACAGGCATCCACCACGACAGCGGACGGCGGGCCAAACCGTTTTTAGCGCAAACGTGTTTGGCGCTCCCTGATGAATGGATGGAAGTGACGCTGTTTGGCAACGAAGAACAAGGTGATATTCAGCCTGGGCTGTTCGAACAAGCCGATGGCGGCACGGTGCTGCTCAATGACATCGACGCATTAAGCCTCCCGCTGCAAAAAAAGCTATATCGCTTTCTGCAAGACAAGCAATTTTTCCGTGTTCACGGCCGGGATCCGGTTCAGGCCGACGTCCGCCTAATCGCCTCAACAAGCGGTGATCCGATCGACGCTGTGCAGGCGGGACAGCTGTTTAAACC
Proteins encoded in this region:
- the pruA gene encoding L-glutamate gamma-semialdehyde dehydrogenase — its product is MVQPYKHEPFTDFTVEANRQAFLAALEKVEAELGRDYPLIIGGERIMTEDKITSINPADKAEVIGRVAKANQELAERAMKAADEAFRTWSRTSPEARADILFRAAAIVRRRKHEFSAWLVKEAGKPWREADADTAEAIDFMEYYGRQMLKLKDGIPVESRPGETNRFFYIPLGVGVVISPWNFPFAIMAGTTVASLVTGNTVLLKPASATPVVAYKFAEVLEEAGLPAGVLNYIPGSGAEVGDYLVDHPRTRFISFTGSRDVGIRIYERAAKVQPGQIWLKRVIAEMGGKDAIVVDKEADLELAAQSIVASAFGFSGQKCSACSRAIIVEDVYDQVLSRVVELTKQLNVGDPAEQATFMGPVIDQNAYNKIMEYIEIGKQEGRLMTGGEGDDAKGFFIQPTVFADVDPNARIMQEEIFGPVVAFAKARDFDHALEIANNTEYGLTGAVISRNRANLEKARQEFHVGNLYFNRGCTGAIVGYQPFGGFNMSGTDSKAGGPDYLILHMQAKTVSEMF
- a CDS encoding sigma-54 interaction domain-containing protein; the encoded protein is MNRDVEALLSIYEQIIEMIDLGIHAVDKQGKTIIYNRKMRDIEGMDIEDVLDKNILDVFRFDPKQPSTLLQTLQTGESTVNQQQTYFNNKGQAVTTINQTHPLRKDGNIIGAVEIAKDVTKFRKLLQEQRHRGETAHTFTHIVGHSASMQTAIRLAKHAARSDAPVFLIGEKGTGKELFATGIHHDSGRRAKPFLAQTCLALPDEWMEVTLFGNEEQGDIQPGLFEQADGGTVLLNDIDALSLPLQKKLYRFLQDKQFFRVHGRDPVQADVRLIASTSGDPIDAVQAGQLFKPLYYQLAVHCIVLPPLRERKEDILPLAAHFIGQGNERYGLNVQQLDDDVEEAFLAYDWPGNVRELETVINETLEMMDGGETITFDHLPASFRTKLTPDAPRTDFLFDTEDILPLEKYMEEVEIYYIRKALQHHGFNITKTAKALGLSRQNLQYRIRKYRIDKEWS